The genomic segment TAATTCAAAAGACAGAATATTTGTTTAATGTTTGCGTACATTGTTTACAGCTGCACTACAAACACTCAAAATTGAGAATACACACATTCAAATGTAATTTTATGCATATATAATAATTTGGTGAgggcttatatttgtcctattttccACATATCAGTGTGTATTAATACACATGTATGAATTGGAATTATTAAtatttttgcatatcccactcgCCCCGAGACATCCTTGGAGAGTCGGGTCACGGCCAAGGTCTGCCATCATCAATGTCGACCGTggagcaattggggttaagtgccttgctcaagggcacatccacAGATTTTTCCctttgtcagctcgaggattcaaaCTAGCGGcctttgggttactggcccaatgctctaacagctaggctacctgccactcatTATGCAAAAGTGTTGTGGAAAACATGTTTAGAAGGACCACATTTTGGCAACTATAACTTGCTGCATCAAtacttctttattttttatttgaatccATAACAAAGCTTGAATCTAAActtgatgaaaaaaaaaagtcaatacaCAAAATATGGACTTCAATGATGTGTGGTTATTATTCCACTGATGGTTTTCCTGACTTTTGTATGAACAGTTGCAACTCTCAGATCGTAGCTACAAAATGTTACATCACTAATACTCAGGGTCAGTCGTTGCTCAATCAAAAGCTTGATAAAAAGGTTGAAGAAAGTTAATGTTGAACGTCAAACGATCATGATTTGCACACAGATAAAGTGAAACATTGATAAGGCTGTGGAGTGGAGCCATCAATAAAGGTATTCGGTTGCATGATGTTTAATGTCGAGGCACCGCGGTTGTTTCTTTAAACCAGCTGCCACGAGGAAGAACCGCACAATGCGGTTCTACCTTCACTTGGCCCGCTGTTCAGTCACTAATGACACATGCAATGCTTTTTGTTAGCAATCCATttaagggttttattggcatgggaaacatgttaacattgccaaagcaagtgaaatatataataaacaaaagtgataaacaatataaaatgaacagtaaacattactctcacaaaagttccaaaggaatagagacatttcaaacgtcattatggctatatacagtgttgtagcgatgtgcaaatagttaatagtcaaagggaaaataaacataaatatgggttgtatttacaatggtgtttgttcatcACTGGTtgccttttcttgtggcaacaggtcataaaTCGTGTAActttgatggcacactgtggtatttcacccaatagatatgggagtttttttttatttcacctttatttaaccaagtaggccagttgagatcaagttctcatttaaaactgcgacctggccaagaaagcaaagcagtgcgacaaaaacaacagagttacacaaacaaacgtacagtcaaaaacacaatagaaaatctgtatacagtgagAGCAAATatggtggtaaggcaataaataggccatagtggcaaaataattgcaatttagaaaattaacactggagtgatagacgtgcagatgaggatgtgcaagagGAAATAcgggtgtgcaaaagagcagaattatataaatatatatatatatagctcaaaaaaataaagggaacacttaaacacaatgtaactccaagtcaatcacacttctgtgaaatcaaactgtccacttaggaagcaacactgattgacaataaatttcacatgctgttgtgcaaatggaatagacaacaggtggaaattataggcaattagcaagacacccccaataaaggagtggttctgcaggtggagaccacagaccacttctcagttcctatgcttcctggctgatgttttggtcacttttgaatgctggcggtgctttcactctagtggtagcatgagacggagtctacaacccacacaagtggctcaggtagttcagctcatccaggatggcacatcaatgcgagctgtggcaagaaggtttgctgtgtctgtcagcatagtgtccagagcatggaggcgctaccaggagacaggccagtacatcaggagacgtggaggaggccgtaggagggcaacaacccagcagcaggaccgctacctccgcctttgtgcaaggaggagcactgccagagccctgcaaaatgacctccagcaggccacaaatgtgcatgtgtctgctcaaatggtcagaaacagactccatgagggtggtatgagggcccgacgttcACAGGTGGGGTTTGTGCTTACagccaacaccgtgcaggacgtttggcatttgccagagaacaccaagattggcaaatatgccactggcgccctgtgctcttcacaggtgaaagcaggttcacactgagcatgtgacagacgtgacagagtctggagacaccgtggagagctttctgctgcctgcaacatcatccagcatgaccggtttggcggtgggtctgtcatggtgtggggtggcatttctttgggggccgcacagccctccatgtgctcgccagaggtagcctgactgccattaggtaccgagatgggatcctcagaccccttgtgagaccatatgctggtgcggttggccctgggttcctcctaatgcaagacaatgctagacctcatgtggctggagtgtgtcgcagttcctgcaagaggaaggcattgatgcaatggactggcccgcccgttccccagacctgaatccaattgagcacatctgggacatcatgtctcgctccatccaccaacgccacgttgcaccacagactgtccaggagttggcggatgctttagtccaggtctgtgaggagatccctcaggagaccatccgccacctcatcaggagcatgcccaggcgctgtagggaggtcatacaggcacgtggaggccacacactactgagcctcattttgacttgttttaagaacattacatcaaagttggatcagcctgtagtgtggttttccactttaattttgagtgcgacttcaaatccagacctccatgggttgataaatttgattaccattgataatttttgtgtgattttgttgtcagcacattcaactatgtaaagaaaaaagtatttaataagaatatttcattcattcagatctaggatgtgttattttagtgttccctttattttagcagtataatatatatatatatatatatatatatatatattacattacacacatggggatgaggtaggtagttgggtgggctatttacagatgggctgtctacagttgcagcgatcggtaagctgctctgacagccgatgcttgaagttagtgagggagataagtctccaacttcagtgatttttgcaattcgttccagtcatttgcagcagagaactggaaggtaaaggcggccaaagtaggtgttggctttggggaagagcagtgaaatatacctgctggagcgcgtgttacaggtgggtgtttctatggtgaccagtgagctgagataaggcggagctttatacctagcagagacttgtagatgacctggagccagaaggtttggcgacgaatatgtagtgagtaCTTTTTACAGCACTGCTGACATCAAACGTGTCTCCTGGAGATTACAGCCAGCTGACGTGGTAAAGAGGTCAATCAATCCAACCAAAACAAACAATGGCATTGCCATGGAAACACGTGAGTGAAATGACAGTGAAGGAAGATCCCGAATCTCCTTGTCCCCCAGCAAAATAGCCTATATTTAGGATATTAtttatatgtgtatttcacactataCTGTGTGTCAAGGTAAAACTTGGAGTATAATGGTTGTATGGATGTCAACCAACACATGCattacagtttaaaaaaaaacaactgacTACCACAATTTCTGTATACTAACTACGCTACTTAGTTTATAGGAAAGGGAGTTAGAATTTGGCAGTcacttctaaacctgaaaaggggcaacttctaaatgttatgcagcgAAAACAACCAACTATATGAAAATTGGACTTAACCACTGTGGGCCAGTTACAATAAATAAATCATGACGGATTTGACGACTTTCCACTTAGTTAGACcagatttgttgaatgtgcgCCAATCTGGTCAATGACAATAGAACCGTCTACATTCTATTGCCTCCTTACCGTATCTACACAGgcgatgtttttccactcctcattTGCACGACGTGGTCGTCTGCTGCtgtagcccatccgtgacaaggatcgacgagttgtgcgttccgagatgccgttctgcgcaccactgttgtactgcgctgttatttgtctgtttgtggcccgcctgttagctttcACGATTCTTTCCATTCTCATTCTACCTCTCTCATCAACTAGTTGTTTTCGCCCACacgactgccgctgactggatgttttttgtttgtcacaccattctcggtaaactcTAGAaactgtcgtgcgtgaaaagcccaggagggcggCCGTTTCTGAGACACTTGATCCGGCGCGCCTGGCACctacgatcataccacgctcaaagtcccttaggtcactcgttttacCCATTGTTACGTTCAATCGAGCAGTATagcttgcctgcctgtctgccttggCAGCTTTATATAGCAggtcacgtgactcactgtctgtaggagcgatccattttcGGGAATGGGGTGGTGTAACGTGGGCTGGAGCGGTCTACTTCTTCTTCGATGGGGTTTAAGGTTTAACCGCGGTTGGCATCCAAAGTTAacggtgcattaccgccaccagctGGACGGGGTATTAAATAAGAAACTATAAAAACATTCCGGTGTTGTGCCGAAAAGCCCCCCTTGACAGAATTCTCCACCCCTCTTCGCGTGGACGCGCACGCACTCAATTCTTCATTACTGCAACTTGCTTGAACGCGCACGcactcaattcttcattgctgcgacttgcttgctagttgagatttctgaATCATTTAATGTTTTATGTCGGTTTgatagcgggggggggggggggggggggggggggcactagtaatgtctgcagttttcggtttggctatttgtCCACATGAGCTACCAAAATGATTCTGAAGTATGCCAGGCCTTGCAGTCGCAAAATGTTACTtattaaatttatttttatttcacctttatttaaccaggtaagccagttgagaactagttctcatttacaactgcgacctggccaagataaagcaacgcagtgcgacacaaacaacaacacatgggataaacaaacgtgcagtcaataacacaatacaaaaatcaatatgcagtgtgtgcaaatgtattaagattaggaaggtaaggcaataatTAGGCCATAGtgacgaaataattacaatttagcaattaaacactggagtgatagatgtgcagaagatgaatgtgcaaatagagatactggtgtgcaaaggagcaaaaataataataatattgggatgaagtagttgggtgggctatttacagatgggctgtgtacaggtgcaatgatcagtaagctgctctgacagctgatgcttaaagttagtgagggagatataagactccagcttcagtgatttttgcagttcgttccagccattggcagcagagaactgaaaggagaggcggccaaaggaggagttggctttgggggtgaccagtgaaatatacctgctggagcgcatagtacgggtgggtgctgctatggtgaccagtgagctgagataaggcagggctttacctagcaaaaacttatagatgacatggagccagtgggtttggcgacgaatatgaagtgagggccagccaacaagagcatgctgagtagagtgtcggaggctattttgtaaatgacatcgccgaagtcaaggataggtaggatagtcagttttacgagggtatgttttgcagcatgagtgaaggatgctttgttgcgaaataggatgccgattctagatttaattttggattagagatgcttaatgtgagtctggaaggagagtttacagtctaaccagacacctaggtatttgtagttgtccacatattctaagtcagaaccgtccagagtagtgatgctagacggggtgggcgggtgcgggcagtgatcggttgaagggcatgcatttagttttacttgcatttaagagcagttggaggccacggaaggagagttgtatggcattgaagctcgtctggcggtttgttaattaacacagtgtccaaagaataaGTGTCCAAAAtagaagggggggtggggggtgggtgggggggggtggggattTCGGCAGGCAAGAAAATAGCCTTATTTGCCGCAAGTCTGAATCTGTGAGTGACAGTAGGCTGTTGGAGATTACGCAAACTGAAAATGTGCCAGCCTAAATGGCATGATGCGCTGTTCCAAGTTGTCAAataattttagcatgtaaatcttggtggggcaaactcaaccTTTTTGTAGATGCattccagcaaagccactacacaacacaacactaaacaatacttAACTCctctataacggtgacaaacggtgcccacaaactgtccCAACAGCaaagctttcttttcagcaccatggagtgaattaATCCTTACCTCTGCTACACCTCCCTATCAACGGAGCCTTGTCTGGTatcgaaacagttcattcagcctcatttactgctttaaaaaaaactgcTGATATGGCTGCCTTGCtgaacaaatgtggtttctactgacaattgagatgtacaaactatggcataagggaacaatgagcggataagaggcaatctgtaatttcgattaagacattaatgagcaagctaaAACAGACGTTGTCAAAAatctatttgttcagcacttttgaaatgtacatgggccgttcttatagtattttccctgtacaccaagtcagaagggggcatataagcagacaatgaaagcccTTACAATATTAGATTATTACATTTTTCTAAAACAGGGTATATGCtaaatgtgcaccaccaagtcagaacagtaggcttagttttgagggggaaagggaccaaatgactagggtgaggcacatgggctactaacagtttactacacaacatacacatagtattactttcttagctacagtatacttatctccctggcatattacataatttatgcagcagtatacaatatatttttggactcaccgttgtgctgtgctcacttgaacaggaaggtggcactgGGGTCCTTCTTGTGGGAAGAATTTGTCATGAAACTTTCaccaaagtctggcattctctggatttatggtgctttcaagataactgggaacttggaaaagaggaaggttgaatcatgacgtcagggATCTTCatgtcggagctctagaaagaggccagagttcccaacttggaattccaatTTGGAGCTCGTTTTTTCCCCGAGTTCCCAGCTGGATCAGGGAGCCTCCTGTGACCAGTCTGGAGGTGCACTTCACCCCCCAtgcagagagagagctgggggagttCCTTTTACCCCATCAGTGCAGGTAAGCCTATAGAATTCTCCCCGAGCTGAGGATGACTTGAGAGCTTTATTGCTTTTTAAAAGGACTGAGTTGTGCATTCATCCACCAGAGAGCTCCATTGTGGCGCCAATTGTTTTTGCAGCAGGTTTGTATAGATACCATTGCATCTCATGCCTAAACTATTCTACCAAATTAAAGTCAAcggtatttttaaaaaaaagtaatgtTTCTCCGTCATCCATTTTGCCATAATTGTTAAAGTAGATCTATTTTCACTGGCTTCTTCCTCTATGAATGTCCCCGTTTCTCTAGAATCTCATGACCGACCCAGGTTCCGGTTCCTGCACGATCCATAGGAGGCTGAGGCCGCCATTAAGGAGGGGTCCTATCTGCTGACCCCAGGTCAGTGTATCGGAGGAGCCGCTGTAAGAACAGACTCTTCTTCTTCACATTGGATATAGGCCAAtatcaacagtctgatcaactctatgcaaagatgATGTGttatgctgcatgaggcaaatggtggtcacaccagatactgactggttttctgatccacacccctacttctTTTTTAAAGTTATCTGTGACCagcatatgcatatctgtattcccaggaATGTCAAATCCATCAGAaaagggcctaatttatttatttcaattgactgatttccatatatgaactgtaactcagtaaaatccttgaaattgttacatgtttcatttatatttttgttttaaaattgtttaattaaaacattattttatttttcttgtaAAGATAGAGTGCTTGTTGAAATGGTTGGTTATACCGTATGATCGTAACACTTTATTTTACTAAGTTACATTATAGAGCATTTATTCCAAGCACCTCTAGGCTGGGAGAGAGCACCTCAGTACACTGCAGTGCACACTATCAACTTATCATATGGAATCTTTACGGTTgagttctgtttagtaatggTAGTGAACACGCCTTTACTATCTAAGTTAGATTGTTACAGTTTTAATATCGACTCCGCTATGATAGGATATGGATTCCAAAATTGCTTCCAGTATTTCCCTTGACCTTTGTCAACCTCTCAGTTTTAGTAATCCAATGTCCAGTACAAAGTATTTTAAATTCAGGAATTTATTGGGAACTTAATTGCATCTGTCTATATCCAGTGTGACAACAGTCTGTGGGATTGGTCAACTTGTCATTGTTGGATGGAGTGGAGTGGTGGGCCTTTCATTGTCTGGCATAGATTTACTACTAGAACCACTCCCCTTTCCAATAGCAACAGCAAATCACTCTTTCACACTACTACTTTGTATtcttgtgagagtgtgtgagagagttggaGGCTcggagtaacacacacacagtgggtatTTTCGTTTGAGGAGACGCTGTTTTTAGGGTCAGCAAATTACAACTAATTAATAGTGTGTTGTTAAATTGGATGTAAATAGTTCACTGAACAGAGAGAAAACAACTACGCCTTCACCAGTTGACTTGAATTGCCTAGGAAGCAATGGGACCACTGAATCTCCACCAGGCTATATTAAAGGCTGACTTCATCCTAGCTAGAAGGCTAATCGAGGCTGGGGCTAATGTCAACAgcagggatgaggagaggaggaccccTTTAATGCTCTGCTGCCTCCATGATGGGGAGTCTTGGTCCCTCGGTGTAGCACGCATGCTCCTGATTCACAGAGGCCAAGTGGGGCTCTGTGACCGCCACGGTCGAACCGCTCTGGTGTATGCGGTCTTGTACGGGCGTCTGGGTTTGGTTAGGCTGTTCCTCCAAGCGCTGGACTATGACCTGAACCACGTCGACAAGCACGGTCACATGGCTCTGTGGTACTCAGCTCAGGTAGGTAACGGTCCTATCAATGACCTGCTGCTGAAAACCATGAGGAAGTACTGTTTGAGCACTGACATATCTGAGGCCGCAGTCCCCAGGCTTTGTGGTCATGATAAACCCGGTCAAGTTCTGGTCAAACACCAGAAAGCAGTCAAGCAGAATGCCATTAATTGTGCCATTGACCACAAGGTCACAGGTCACCTGAAGCCACAGCCAGAGAAAGGTCTACCTCCATTGTTCCGAAAGGACTTGCCTTACAAGCCCCTTCCAGAAACCCTATGGACAAAGAGGGAGAACTTCTATAAAACAGTGAAGCCACCAGAGGCAAAACCTGAGACAAAGAAGGCCTTGACTGGAGGGTCTGAGCAGGGGAAGGAAGGGAAGACAACCACCCCCTCCCCATCTAAGGACTGGAAGCTAGACATGAGGAGTCTAACCGAGGTCTTACTGGGTCAGATCAGCCTTTCCTACCGGCCCCAGGCCCAGCCCCggcctccttcctctctcctccaccgcaggaggaCACCTCGCTTGGGGGCCAGCCCCACTGTGGGGGCCCTGCTCCGCCAGCGCTGGGGGAAGGGAAGGAAGATGTCCCTGGACGCCATCAGCGACAGCCTGCTGAAAGAGAGGACAGCCATTGGCTCGTTCCGCCGCCGGTGCAGTGTGACCGTGATACCCATGATCAGGATGGGGCTGACAAGCAGGAGCTCCAGCACCACCGAGCT from the Oncorhynchus mykiss isolate Arlee unplaced genomic scaffold, USDA_OmykA_1.1 un_scaffold_249, whole genome shotgun sequence genome contains:
- the LOC118948719 gene encoding uncharacterized protein LOC118948719, which translates into the protein MGPLNLHQAILKADFILARRLIEAGANVNSRDEERRTPLMLCCLHDGESWSLGVARMLLIHRGQVGLCDRHGRTALVYAVLYGRLGLVRLFLQALDYDLNHVDKHGHMALWYSAQVGNGPINDLLLKTMRKYCLSTDISEAAVPRLCGHDKPGQVLVKHQKAVKQNAINCAIDHKVTGHLKPQPEKGLPPLFRKDLPYKPLPETLWTKRENFYKTVKPPEAKPETKKALTGGSEQGKEGKTTTPSPSKDWKLDMRSLTEVLLGQISLSYRPQAQPRPPSSLLHRRRTPRLGASPTVGALLRQRWGKGRKMSLDAISDSLLKERTAIGSFRRRCSVTVIPMIRMGLTSRSSSTTELEGRGGDKGHF